A genomic stretch from Flavobacterium humidisoli includes:
- a CDS encoding SRPBCC family protein: MENFDWTSFTKKIAVKAKLSDIYDAWTKANELEKWFLEKVSFFGANQQSINQDKNVEKDNTYEWLWYLYDDAMSGKIVSANGIDQLQFTFEGNCLVDINLTEKDDYTIVELRHYNIPTDDHSKQYIRLGCSNGWHFYLTNLKSVYEGGLDLRNKDSNLNPMINN; this comes from the coding sequence ATGGAAAACTTCGATTGGACTTCTTTCACCAAAAAAATAGCCGTTAAAGCTAAACTTTCAGATATATACGATGCGTGGACAAAAGCAAATGAGTTAGAAAAATGGTTTCTCGAAAAGGTATCTTTTTTTGGCGCTAATCAGCAATCTATAAACCAAGACAAAAACGTAGAAAAAGATAACACATACGAATGGCTTTGGTATTTGTATGATGACGCTATGTCAGGAAAAATTGTTTCTGCCAATGGAATAGATCAATTGCAATTTACTTTTGAAGGAAACTGTCTTGTAGATATAAATCTAACCGAAAAAGACGATTACACGATTGTCGAACTTCGTCATTATAATATTCCAACAGATGATCATTCGAAACAATACATCAGATTGGGTTGCTCCAACGGTTGGCATTTTTATCTCACCAATCTTAAATCGGTTTACGAAGGCGGATTAGATTTGAGAAATAAGG
- the prfA gene encoding peptide chain release factor 1 encodes MLDRLQYVKQRFDEISDLIIQPDVISDQKRYKQLNQEYKGIKALVEKREEYIIVLANIDEANEIIADGSDAEMVEMAKMQLDEAKERLPELEEEIKFMLIPKDPEDAKNVMVEIRAGTGGDEASIFAGDLFRMYTKYCESMGWRSSVVDMNEGTSGGFKEVIFEVTGEDVYGTLKFEAGVHRVQRVPQTETQGRVHTSAATVMVLPEAEEFDVQVDMNDVRVDFFCSSGPGGQSVNTTKSAVRLTHIPTGLVAQCQDEKSQHKNKDKALMVLRSRLYEMELAKKQEEDAKKRSSQVSSGDRSAKIRTYNYAQGRVTDHRIGLTLYDLGNIMNGDIQKIVSELQLVNNMEKLKEASEVY; translated from the coding sequence ATGTTAGATAGACTTCAATATGTAAAGCAGCGTTTCGATGAGATTTCGGATTTGATTATTCAGCCGGATGTTATTTCTGATCAAAAACGTTATAAGCAGCTTAACCAAGAATATAAGGGTATTAAAGCGCTGGTTGAAAAGAGAGAAGAGTACATCATAGTTTTAGCAAATATTGACGAAGCAAACGAAATTATTGCGGACGGAAGCGATGCTGAAATGGTGGAAATGGCCAAAATGCAATTGGATGAAGCAAAAGAACGTCTGCCAGAATTGGAGGAGGAAATCAAATTTATGCTTATTCCTAAAGATCCTGAAGATGCGAAAAACGTTATGGTGGAGATCCGCGCCGGAACGGGTGGAGACGAAGCGAGTATTTTTGCAGGTGACTTATTCAGAATGTACACGAAATATTGCGAATCTATGGGATGGAGGTCATCTGTTGTAGATATGAACGAGGGTACTTCTGGAGGTTTCAAAGAGGTTATTTTTGAGGTTACTGGAGAAGATGTATACGGAACTTTGAAGTTTGAAGCTGGTGTTCACCGTGTACAGCGTGTTCCTCAGACAGAAACTCAAGGACGTGTGCATACATCGGCTGCAACGGTTATGGTTTTGCCAGAAGCAGAGGAGTTTGATGTTCAGGTAGATATGAACGATGTTCGTGTAGATTTCTTCTGTTCGTCTGGACCTGGAGGACAATCGGTAAATACTACGAAATCGGCTGTACGTTTAACGCACATTCCAACAGGATTGGTAGCGCAATGTCAGGATGAGAAATCGCAGCACAAGAATAAAGATAAAGCTTTGATGGTTTTACGTTCTCGTTTGTACGAAATGGAATTGGCCAAAAAGCAGGAGGAAGATGCTAAAAAACGTAGTTCTCAGGTAAGTTCTGGAGACCGTTCGGCAAAAATCCGTACGTACAACTATGCACAAGGCCGTGTAACCGATCACAGAATTGGTTTAACGCTTTACGATCTAGGAAATATCATGAATGGTGATATTCAGAAAATCGTTTCGGAACTTCAGTTGGTTAACAATATGGAGAAATTGAAGGAAGCTTCTGAAGTTTACTAA
- a CDS encoding S9 family peptidase, with protein MIKKSILSILVLLAMTLNSCKQEPKETPAPLIDVKTFFKNGEKSSFKISPDGNYFSYRADYKGKTNVFVQKVNDTKAVRVTNDTLRSIFNYFWKGDRIIYAQDVGGDENFQLFSVKTDGTDLKALTPFPGVRSDIIDALIDVQGKEKELIVQINKRVKEYFDPYLLNVETGTLTLLYDNKENFDGWVTDNNGVIRLASKTDGVNITWNYRNSDKEPFTPLITTTFKDFFSPASFDKDNKNIYALSNIGKDKVVLAEYDPIGKKNVKELFADPNYDLDAINYDRKKQALTSVTWEAEKQEEHFFDKEWEAIKNDLKKQIEGYETEIVNYDDARTKAIVWAGNDRTPGKYYIYDFKTTKVKEVANPFPWIEEKHMSHIKPITYKSRDGLEIHGYLTLPLGVEPKNLPVIINPHGGPWARDGWYFNPEVQFLANRGYAVLQMNYRGSTGYGKKFWQSSFKQWGKKMQDDITDGVEWLKKEGIADPNRIAIYGGSYGGYATLAGITFTPDLYAAAVDYVGVSNLFTFMNTIPPYWTPYLDQFHEMVGDPKKDSLLLASASPALHADKIKTPLFIAQGANDPRVNKAESDQMVEALKKRGVVVEYMVKNDEGHGFRNQDNRFDFYGAMEKFLDKHLKQKK; from the coding sequence ATGATTAAAAAATCGATTTTATCCATTTTAGTTCTTTTGGCAATGACTTTAAATTCCTGCAAACAGGAACCAAAAGAAACACCTGCCCCATTAATTGATGTAAAGACTTTCTTCAAGAATGGAGAAAAAAGCTCTTTCAAAATTTCGCCCGACGGAAATTACTTTAGCTATCGTGCCGATTATAAAGGAAAAACCAACGTTTTTGTTCAGAAAGTAAACGATACCAAAGCGGTTCGTGTAACCAACGACACTTTGCGAAGCATTTTCAATTATTTCTGGAAAGGTGACCGAATTATATATGCCCAAGACGTAGGCGGAGATGAGAATTTCCAACTCTTTTCGGTAAAAACAGACGGAACTGATTTAAAAGCATTAACTCCCTTTCCAGGTGTTAGAAGTGACATTATAGACGCGCTAATTGACGTTCAAGGCAAAGAAAAAGAACTAATTGTACAAATTAACAAAAGGGTAAAAGAATATTTTGATCCTTATCTTTTAAATGTCGAAACTGGAACTCTGACACTGCTTTACGACAACAAGGAAAATTTTGACGGATGGGTTACAGACAATAATGGCGTAATTCGTCTTGCCTCAAAAACGGACGGTGTAAACATTACTTGGAATTATCGAAATTCTGACAAAGAACCTTTTACGCCTCTTATTACGACAACTTTCAAAGATTTCTTTTCTCCTGCATCTTTTGACAAGGACAATAAAAACATTTATGCTCTGAGTAATATTGGCAAGGATAAAGTGGTTTTGGCTGAATATGACCCAATTGGCAAAAAAAATGTAAAAGAATTGTTTGCTGACCCTAACTATGATTTAGATGCAATTAATTACGATCGAAAAAAACAAGCCTTGACTTCTGTAACTTGGGAAGCTGAAAAACAGGAAGAACATTTTTTTGATAAAGAATGGGAAGCAATCAAAAACGATCTGAAAAAGCAGATTGAAGGTTACGAAACCGAAATTGTAAACTACGACGATGCCAGAACCAAAGCTATTGTTTGGGCTGGAAATGATAGGACTCCAGGAAAATACTACATATACGATTTCAAAACCACAAAAGTTAAAGAAGTTGCGAATCCGTTTCCTTGGATCGAAGAGAAACACATGAGCCATATTAAACCTATAACGTATAAATCGAGAGATGGTCTTGAAATTCACGGCTATTTAACGCTTCCGTTGGGAGTTGAACCTAAAAATCTGCCTGTCATTATCAACCCTCATGGTGGTCCTTGGGCAAGAGATGGCTGGTACTTTAATCCAGAAGTTCAATTCTTGGCAAATCGTGGTTATGCTGTCTTACAGATGAACTATAGAGGAAGCACCGGTTATGGAAAGAAATTTTGGCAATCTAGTTTTAAACAATGGGGTAAAAAAATGCAAGATGATATTACCGATGGTGTGGAATGGCTGAAAAAAGAAGGCATTGCAGATCCAAATAGAATTGCGATCTATGGCGGTAGTTACGGTGGTTATGCAACACTTGCCGGAATCACTTTTACGCCCGATTTATATGCAGCGGCAGTAGATTATGTGGGCGTAAGCAATTTATTTACTTTCATGAATACGATTCCGCCGTATTGGACACCTTATCTGGATCAGTTTCACGAAATGGTTGGCGATCCTAAAAAAGATAGTTTGCTGCTTGCATCTGCATCGCCTGCCTTACATGCAGACAAAATAAAAACACCTTTGTTTATCGCACAAGGAGCAAACGATCCGAGAGTAAATAAAGCCGAAAGCGACCAAATGGTTGAAGCTTTGAAAAAACGTGGTGTCGTTGTAGAATACATGGTTAAAAATGACGAAGGGCATGGTTTCAGAAATCAAGATAATCGTTTTGATTTTTATGGTGCCATGGAAAAATTCCTGGACAAACATTTGAAACAAAAGAAATAA
- a CDS encoding GreA/GreB family elongation factor, giving the protein MSQNIILTTGTYDLIKDHVRRKKVTVQEEELLLGQLKHATQVLRKNLPEDVVSIDRKVTYKDHINNEEKTILLVGPEKAKASKNKISVLSDEGIAMVGYKEGDIVEWPAKKGNLKLEILKVEE; this is encoded by the coding sequence ATGTCACAAAACATAATATTAACAACAGGAACATACGATTTAATTAAAGATCACGTAAGAAGAAAAAAAGTAACCGTACAAGAAGAAGAACTTTTATTAGGCCAGCTAAAACATGCTACGCAAGTATTGCGAAAAAATCTGCCTGAAGATGTAGTTTCGATAGATCGAAAAGTTACTTACAAAGATCACATCAATAACGAAGAAAAAACAATCCTTCTAGTTGGTCCAGAAAAAGCAAAAGCAAGTAAAAACAAAATTTCGGTTCTTTCAGACGAAGGAATTGCAATGGTGGGTTACAAAGAAGGCGATATTGTGGAATGGCCTGCTAAAAAAGGAAATCTAAAATTAGAGATTTTAAAAGTAGAGGAATAG
- a CDS encoding lmo0937 family membrane protein, producing MSNLLYTLAVILVILWALGFFVYSFGSIIHILLVIAIIAVLLRLIKGREI from the coding sequence ATGTCAAACTTATTATATACACTGGCTGTCATTCTGGTGATACTTTGGGCTCTTGGGTTCTTTGTTTACAGTTTTGGAAGCATAATTCATATTCTGTTAGTAATTGCCATTATTGCCGTATTGCTTCGACTAATTAAAGGTCGAGAAATTTAA
- a CDS encoding porin family protein codes for MKLQANFLCALTLFLSASFGMLHAQDNNVNTEFGVKGGFNMSNLYGSGDDVDDNNILYGFNAGVYATLPISDFVAIQPEILFTTKGSELEYNNALASGNAKFRLNYIEVPLLVRVNVTKNFNIHAGGYASYLVSSKVSGDGSFDFDQDIDTDDLAKFDAGLSAGVGVDFNPFSIGLRYNYGLTTVGKERTVAGTTYTFPDAKNSNLTLYLSYKLN; via the coding sequence ATGAAATTACAAGCCAATTTTTTATGCGCCTTAACACTTTTTTTATCAGCATCATTTGGAATGCTGCACGCTCAGGACAATAATGTAAATACCGAATTCGGTGTAAAGGGAGGATTCAATATGTCTAACTTATATGGCAGCGGAGACGATGTAGATGATAACAATATCCTATACGGATTTAATGCCGGGGTTTATGCTACTCTTCCTATTTCAGACTTCGTAGCGATTCAGCCAGAGATTTTGTTTACAACAAAAGGTTCAGAGTTAGAATACAACAATGCTTTAGCATCTGGAAATGCAAAATTTAGATTGAACTACATAGAAGTGCCACTTTTGGTTAGAGTAAATGTTACTAAAAATTTCAACATTCATGCCGGTGGTTACGCATCTTATTTGGTAAGTTCTAAAGTAAGCGGAGATGGAAGTTTTGATTTTGACCAAGACATTGATACAGATGATCTAGCCAAATTTGATGCAGGTCTTTCTGCTGGTGTTGGAGTCGATTTTAACCCATTCAGCATTGGATTACGTTACAATTACGGTTTAACTACTGTGGGTAAAGAAAGAACGGTTGCAGGAACTACTTACACGTTTCCTGATGCAAAAAACAGCAACCTGACTTTATATCTTTCTTATAAGTTAAATTAA
- a CDS encoding YtxH domain-containing protein: protein MKTSSTILGILGAAAAGAFIGVLFAPDKGSNTRKKIKDKSKDYGDNLKTKFDGIVNTITSNGKEIIEEGKSKLNQVKEDYNTLKDDVKTVKSNY, encoded by the coding sequence ATGAAAACTAGTAGCACAATTTTAGGAATTTTAGGAGCCGCAGCGGCGGGAGCATTCATAGGTGTTTTATTTGCACCAGACAAAGGATCAAACACAAGAAAAAAAATCAAAGATAAATCAAAAGATTACGGTGATAATCTAAAAACAAAATTTGATGGCATTGTAAACACGATTACTTCAAACGGTAAAGAAATTATCGAAGAAGGAAAATCTAAACTTAACCAAGTTAAAGAAGATTACAACACGCTAAAAGATGATGTTAAAACAGTAAAATCAAACTATTAA
- a CDS encoding SIR2 family protein: MDIPHHLIEQIKLGNTVLFLGAGASFGTKNQKNDTMPLASELSVLLSKKFLGDITGDLAYTSMLSISESSLYDVQLYVAQTISEFKPLPHHLKIPEFKWKAIFTTNYDSIIESSYQQCKKPLQVLKPISKNTPRTQVFTSDDILPYYKLHGCINDIADNQAPLILTLDQFANYESKRENLFRELQELMINYTFIFVGFAMQDSDIRSILNKLDENHSSRVRSYIVRPNVNEPEERFWEGKKISCLKMTFAEFIEKINNAIDIKTRILSEIRVANDLPIYDKFVSSIQDLSPTEHFLEFIEHKIDYVHLSISAPNMDPKEFYKGNFTNWDPILKNLDIQRDIKDGLLFEIFSKNDVDDEDQYLYLIKGNAGSGKSVLLKRLAYDGATILEKFCIFLKSDTLSFQDIYELNKYVNERIYLFIDNIAALEDDVIYILKKAKKEKIKLTIIGSERLNVWNTECNDLSTYLSQSYQIQYLSDKEINDLVNLLDRHQALYNLKNSSHEERIQAFSKKAGRELLVALYEATNGKPFEEIIFDEYNSINNIKAQSLYLTISIFHKIGTYARAGFISRVHNIPFEEFKNELFKPLEHIVFDKRDYTINDYVYLTRNRMIAEIIFEKVLLSPQDRFDEYVRIINNLNIDYQSDRKAFLEVVNARKLIEIFPDPQMIRRLYVLAETVSKDDPKLFQQQAIFEMVSSGGSMISAEKHLKEANDLSEDDPLILHTYAELLLRKAENTALAPEFFSHIGKVIDICNRIIKAKPTNSHPYHTILKANILKLKKILDINDVPAIERALKDTEKAFSIAKQFLSNDPFILEIESSFNEILEKNTAAKQLLEKAFNANKSSPYIALRLSNFYDKEGENSQAVEVVKQALELNPSEKDLNFRYAMLLDKSDNPSYSDISYYLKRSFTKGDSRFQAQLYYARSLFLLNNMDYKDCFLSLAKANVSPEIKNYISGVIYKNGQKEKFFGAINSEELSYGYIKRDLISDTIYFYKFQQNYKLGNLKRGTRVSFYIGFNYKGPIAFDLKII, encoded by the coding sequence ATGGATATTCCTCATCATTTAATTGAACAAATAAAACTTGGGAATACTGTACTTTTTTTAGGTGCAGGTGCAAGTTTTGGAACAAAAAATCAAAAAAACGATACTATGCCTTTGGCTTCAGAGTTATCAGTATTATTGTCTAAAAAATTTTTAGGAGACATTACAGGTGATTTAGCATATACCTCAATGCTAAGCATTTCTGAAAGTTCTTTATATGATGTACAATTATATGTTGCACAAACAATTTCAGAATTTAAACCGTTACCTCATCATTTAAAAATTCCAGAATTTAAATGGAAAGCTATTTTTACAACAAATTACGATTCTATTATTGAATCTTCATATCAACAATGCAAGAAACCCTTACAAGTTCTCAAACCAATTTCAAAAAATACACCGAGAACACAAGTTTTCACTTCTGATGATATCCTACCTTACTATAAACTACATGGATGTATTAATGATATAGCAGATAATCAAGCTCCGCTAATTTTGACACTAGATCAATTTGCGAATTACGAAAGCAAACGTGAGAATCTTTTTCGGGAATTACAAGAATTAATGATTAATTACACTTTCATATTTGTTGGCTTTGCAATGCAAGATTCAGACATTAGGTCAATTCTGAATAAACTTGACGAAAACCATTCAAGTCGAGTTCGATCCTATATTGTCAGACCAAATGTTAACGAACCTGAAGAAAGATTTTGGGAAGGAAAAAAAATATCTTGTCTAAAAATGACTTTTGCAGAGTTTATCGAAAAAATAAATAATGCTATTGACATAAAAACAAGGATATTATCAGAAATTAGAGTTGCAAATGACTTACCTATTTATGATAAATTTGTTTCTTCTATACAAGATTTATCTCCAACTGAGCATTTTTTAGAATTTATCGAACATAAAATTGATTATGTCCATCTGTCAATAAGTGCTCCTAATATGGATCCAAAAGAATTTTATAAAGGAAATTTCACAAATTGGGATCCAATTTTAAAAAATCTTGATATTCAAAGAGATATTAAAGATGGCCTTTTATTTGAAATTTTCTCAAAAAATGACGTTGATGATGAAGACCAGTATTTATATTTAATTAAAGGAAATGCAGGAAGTGGTAAAAGTGTTTTACTTAAAAGGCTAGCATATGATGGTGCAACAATACTTGAAAAATTTTGTATATTTTTAAAGAGTGACACGTTAAGTTTCCAAGACATATATGAATTAAATAAATATGTAAATGAAAGGATATACTTGTTCATTGACAATATTGCTGCTCTGGAAGATGATGTTATTTACATTTTAAAGAAAGCAAAAAAAGAAAAAATTAAACTTACCATTATTGGATCTGAAAGATTGAATGTTTGGAATACTGAATGCAATGATCTTTCAACTTACCTGTCACAATCATATCAAATACAATATTTATCAGATAAAGAAATCAATGACTTAGTAAATTTACTTGACAGACATCAAGCGCTTTACAATTTAAAAAATAGTAGTCATGAGGAAAGAATTCAAGCATTTTCAAAAAAGGCAGGAAGAGAACTATTAGTTGCATTATATGAAGCTACAAATGGAAAACCATTTGAAGAAATAATATTTGATGAGTATAACTCAATTAACAACATTAAAGCACAGTCACTCTATTTAACAATTTCAATATTTCACAAAATTGGAACTTATGCACGTGCAGGATTTATATCTCGTGTTCATAACATCCCTTTTGAAGAATTCAAAAATGAACTATTTAAACCACTAGAACATATAGTGTTCGACAAAAGAGACTACACAATAAACGATTATGTATATCTTACTAGAAATAGAATGATTGCAGAAATTATCTTTGAAAAAGTACTTTTAAGTCCACAAGATAGATTTGATGAATATGTACGTATTATAAATAATCTAAATATCGATTATCAAAGTGATAGAAAAGCATTCTTAGAAGTTGTTAATGCTCGAAAGTTAATTGAAATATTTCCAGATCCTCAAATGATCAGAAGACTTTATGTCTTAGCGGAAACAGTTAGTAAAGATGATCCTAAATTATTTCAACAACAAGCTATTTTTGAAATGGTTAGTTCGGGAGGAAGTATGATAAGTGCTGAAAAACACCTAAAAGAAGCTAATGATTTATCAGAGGATGATCCACTAATTTTGCACACTTATGCCGAGCTTCTTTTAAGAAAAGCAGAAAATACTGCTCTTGCTCCTGAATTTTTTTCACATATTGGAAAAGTCATCGACATCTGTAATCGAATAATTAAAGCAAAACCTACTAATTCACATCCCTACCATACTATACTTAAGGCAAATATTTTAAAACTAAAAAAGATACTTGATATTAATGATGTTCCTGCAATAGAAAGGGCTTTAAAAGATACAGAAAAAGCATTTTCAATTGCAAAGCAATTTTTATCCAATGATCCTTTTATTTTAGAGATCGAATCCTCTTTCAATGAAATTCTCGAAAAAAATACAGCTGCTAAACAATTATTAGAAAAAGCTTTTAATGCAAATAAATCAAGTCCTTATATTGCTTTAAGACTATCTAATTTTTATGATAAAGAAGGTGAAAATAGTCAGGCTGTTGAAGTTGTAAAGCAGGCTCTTGAATTAAATCCAAGCGAAAAAGATTTAAATTTTCGTTATGCAATGCTTCTCGACAAAAGTGACAATCCCTCTTATTCTGATATCAGTTATTATTTAAAAAGATCTTTCACTAAAGGCGATAGCAGATTTCAAGCACAATTATATTATGCACGCTCATTATTTCTTTTAAATAATATGGACTATAAAGATTGCTTTTTAAGTCTAGCAAAAGCTAATGTTTCTCCTGAGATCAAAAACTATATATCAGGTGTAATATATAAAAATGGACAAAAGGAAAAATTCTTTGGAGCAATAAATTCCGAGGAGCTCAGTTATGGATATATAAAAAGAGATTTAATTTCAGATACAATTTATTTTTACAAATTTCAACAAAATTATAAATTAGGAAATTTAAAACGAGGTACAAGAGTATCCTTTTATATTGGTTTTAATTATAAAGGACCAATAGCTTTTGATTTAAAAATAATTTAA
- a CDS encoding CHASE3 domain-containing protein: MKWIPNFNSSNSLRVIFVIAVFILLFLSSIAYKHNQDLNESSKLVMHTYEINIQLERLMSAIKDAETGQRGYIITRNARFLTPYIYSRDKVNTSFITLKKLTADNPIQQENLQKLFKLITQRFVSFENCLKYSDPKTYDKRKLDNHMFGGRILMENIRFKVDEMNDIEKDFLKKRLKIYDSEISLSPLFSISLFLVALSFILLAYRQISRDFERLKVFNKKLLISTGLISESENIGKFSTWQWDLDSDKIDFSDNQFRLLGLEPKSFAPNKATLLKYVHPDDKESVAKAIDGIIEKKHLPFVYYKIIRPDFEVRYFKTTGKLVTDQQGSKILLGINFDITDEHLLNIELQERNKELEKSNKELASFNHVASHDLQEPLRKIQTFISRVSNADKEVMSESGKNYITKIESSAKRMRVLIDDLLLFSRTNTTKKEFIKMNLNELLDNAESELAETIEEKKAVIQRIGKLPKLAVIPYQIEQLFINLIGNSLKYSQPDVEPEISISSEKVSSSEYPEILEQSVKKFHKITFTDNGMGFDPQFKETIFILFQRLHSKTDYPGTGIGLAICKKIVENHKGHIIADSTLGKGSTFTVFLPD; encoded by the coding sequence ATGAAGTGGATACCAAATTTTAATTCTTCAAACTCTTTGAGAGTTATTTTTGTAATCGCAGTTTTCATTCTGTTATTTCTTTCTTCAATTGCTTACAAACATAATCAGGACTTGAATGAATCAAGCAAACTGGTTATGCATACTTACGAAATCAACATTCAGCTCGAACGATTAATGTCGGCTATAAAAGATGCAGAGACGGGCCAGCGAGGGTACATTATCACTCGCAATGCCCGTTTTTTGACTCCTTACATTTATTCCCGAGACAAGGTAAACACTTCTTTTATTACCTTAAAAAAACTCACTGCCGATAATCCGATACAGCAGGAAAATCTCCAAAAACTTTTCAAACTCATTACCCAGCGTTTTGTTTCTTTTGAAAATTGCTTAAAATACAGCGATCCGAAAACATACGATAAAAGAAAATTGGACAATCATATGTTTGGCGGGAGAATCCTTATGGAAAATATTCGTTTTAAGGTAGATGAAATGAACGACATCGAGAAGGATTTCTTAAAGAAAAGACTTAAAATTTACGATTCGGAGATTTCTTTAAGTCCGCTGTTTTCTATTTCCTTATTTTTAGTTGCTTTGAGCTTTATTTTATTGGCTTATCGTCAAATTAGCCGTGATTTTGAACGATTGAAAGTATTCAATAAAAAACTTCTTATTTCTACTGGTTTAATTTCTGAGTCCGAAAACATTGGTAAATTCAGCACTTGGCAATGGGATCTGGATTCTGATAAAATAGATTTTTCAGACAACCAGTTTCGATTATTAGGCCTTGAGCCAAAATCTTTTGCTCCCAACAAAGCAACACTTTTAAAATATGTTCATCCAGATGATAAAGAATCTGTAGCAAAAGCTATTGACGGAATTATAGAGAAGAAACATCTTCCGTTTGTATATTACAAAATTATACGTCCAGATTTTGAAGTTCGTTACTTTAAAACGACGGGTAAATTAGTAACCGATCAGCAAGGAAGTAAAATTTTGCTCGGAATTAACTTTGACATTACAGACGAGCATCTTCTTAATATCGAATTGCAGGAACGAAATAAAGAATTGGAAAAAAGCAATAAAGAACTGGCTTCTTTTAACCATGTCGCTAGTCACGATTTACAAGAACCGCTTCGAAAAATACAAACCTTTATTTCAAGAGTTTCGAATGCCGACAAAGAAGTTATGTCTGAAAGCGGTAAAAATTACATCACCAAAATAGAAAGCTCGGCAAAAAGAATGCGTGTTTTAATAGACGATCTTCTTTTATTCTCTAGAACGAATACAACCAAAAAGGAATTCATTAAAATGAATCTGAATGAACTTCTGGACAATGCCGAATCTGAACTGGCTGAAACTATTGAAGAGAAGAAAGCCGTTATTCAGCGTATTGGCAAGCTTCCGAAACTTGCGGTAATTCCGTATCAGATCGAACAGCTGTTTATCAATTTAATTGGAAATTCATTAAAATATAGTCAGCCCGATGTTGAACCTGAAATTTCCATTTCGAGCGAAAAAGTAAGTTCTTCAGAATATCCAGAAATATTAGAACAGTCGGTAAAGAAATTTCATAAAATCACTTTTACGGATAACGGAATGGGATTTGATCCTCAGTTTAAAGAAACCATTTTTATTCTTTTTCAGCGTCTTCATTCTAAAACAGATTATCCAGGAACCGGAATCGGATTAGCGATCTGCAAGAAGATTGTCGAGAACCATAAAGGACATATTATAGCAGATAGTACTTTAGGCAAAGGCTCGACTTTTACGGTCTTTCTACCAGATTAA
- a CDS encoding response regulator — protein MQKNALHILLADDDEDDRLFFKDAFEEIKIQTNVNFVHDGMQLMDHLMNTDNKLPDILFLDLNMPKKTGKECLIEIKKTDHLKDIIIAIYSTSSSEEDIEDTFIQGANIYIKKPSDFNTLKKIINEVVTVNWHYHTSGLNRDNFLLRLK, from the coding sequence ATGCAAAAAAACGCATTACACATTTTATTGGCCGATGATGATGAAGATGACCGTCTTTTCTTTAAAGATGCATTTGAAGAAATAAAGATACAAACGAATGTAAATTTTGTTCATGACGGGATGCAGCTTATGGATCATTTAATGAATACAGACAATAAACTTCCAGATATTTTGTTTCTAGATTTAAACATGCCTAAGAAAACAGGTAAAGAATGTTTGATTGAAATCAAAAAAACGGATCATTTAAAAGATATAATCATTGCGATATATTCTACTTCTTCTTCAGAAGAAGATATTGAAGATACCTTTATTCAAGGCGCCAATATTTACATCAAAAAGCCTAGCGATTTCAATACGCTGAAAAAAATAATTAATGAAGTCGTGACTGTAAACTGGCATTATCATACTTCTGGTTTAAACCGTGATAATTTCTTGCTTCGACTAAAATAA
- a CDS encoding DUF4142 domain-containing protein: MKAIPPMKAAYFRVFFLILLVLCITSCRKINPIENTLKNQAFAKNEREETEVYFFISTANISKSIISKSQIAQQKSSDVIVQELSKRIEVQENQLLDQIAKMATSKLIVITEINATHKRDLYNLIDASNKDFNNIYLNAMTEAICDQIELFENISRETNDKQILELVLRFLPEQYKLLRETERIKKQNE; encoded by the coding sequence ATGAAAGCAATTCCCCCCATGAAGGCGGCATATTTTAGAGTCTTTTTCTTAATCTTATTGGTACTATGCATCACATCTTGCAGAAAAATTAATCCGATTGAAAATACTTTAAAGAATCAAGCTTTTGCAAAAAATGAAAGAGAAGAAACAGAAGTTTACTTTTTTATTTCAACGGCGAATATTAGCAAATCTATTATTTCGAAAAGTCAAATTGCACAACAAAAAAGTTCAGATGTTATTGTTCAGGAATTAAGTAAAAGAATTGAAGTCCAGGAGAATCAATTGCTGGATCAAATTGCCAAAATGGCCACATCAAAGCTCATTGTTATTACTGAAATAAACGCCACGCACAAACGAGACCTGTACAACCTCATCGATGCCAGCAATAAGGATTTTAATAACATTTATTTAAACGCCATGACAGAAGCTATATGCGACCAGATTGAGTTATTTGAGAACATCTCTAGAGAAACAAATGACAAACAAATTTTGGAACTGGTTCTTAGATTTTTGCCCGAACAATATAAACTCTTACGAGAGACTGAAAGAATAAAAAAACAAAATGAATAA